The Ignavibacteriales bacterium genome includes a window with the following:
- a CDS encoding lipoate--protein ligase family protein codes for MNWRFENTGVRSGVFNMEYDEALARALVEGTGNPTIRVYGWQPFAISLGWNQSIDEIDVNKTSAAGIDVVRRPTGGRAILHANELTYSVVMRVHNKNVLTVYEDISRALVAGLQELGAPVAIEKSQPHFPSLYRSASAVACFSSTGRYEIKCNGKKLVGSAQRRYAAGDGEEVVLQHGSILIGSEHKQMVEFLNLPSEEQRVALLQELDEKTTELSTVLNRNVHYDETADAILHGFRKAWFISPEIVSTIDKEQKVTI; via the coding sequence ATGAATTGGCGATTTGAAAACACCGGTGTTCGTTCTGGTGTTTTTAATATGGAATATGACGAAGCCCTTGCTCGAGCGCTCGTCGAAGGTACAGGTAATCCCACTATTCGTGTGTACGGCTGGCAGCCGTTTGCCATCTCGCTCGGTTGGAATCAATCGATAGATGAAATTGATGTCAATAAAACATCGGCAGCAGGCATCGATGTCGTTCGTCGCCCCACTGGTGGTCGCGCAATATTGCATGCAAACGAATTGACCTACAGTGTCGTTATGCGAGTGCATAATAAAAACGTTCTTACTGTCTATGAGGATATTAGCCGCGCGCTTGTTGCCGGATTGCAAGAGCTTGGTGCGCCTGTCGCTATAGAGAAAAGTCAGCCGCATTTTCCATCGCTCTATCGTTCTGCTTCCGCAGTGGCGTGCTTTTCGAGTACCGGACGTTATGAAATTAAATGTAACGGTAAAAAACTTGTCGGCAGTGCTCAACGCCGCTATGCTGCAGGTGATGGCGAAGAAGTGGTACTACAGCACGGTTCGATCCTGATAGGATCCGAACACAAACAAATGGTAGAATTTCTCAATCTTCCATCTGAAGAACAGCGTGTTGCTTTGTTGCAGGAGCTTGATGAAAAAACAACGGAGCTGTCAACGGTTTTAAATCGCAACGTACATTATGATGAAACAGCAGATGCAATTCTGCATGGATTTCGGAAGGCATGGTTCATATCTCCGGAAATTGTTAGTACGATTGATAAAGAACAAAAGGTGACCATATGA